In Fusarium falciforme chromosome 10, complete sequence, a single genomic region encodes these proteins:
- a CDS encoding Methyltransf-25 domain-containing protein → MSEWSGFIYASAAPLPTFSRRTQGEKEWQRPETPPRSNSASQDPNRSRRPFRHTRTSSGSQGSRSSHESSLLHSSSPAVGEDDTHHSRPQSKVVSSDSRVSATLTSTVNSSNKSLLSLGTGSTASSIFFNRPLVAADKNRQRDRQIRHRRPETPSSASVDLKNVAMYSELDASNKPMSGVTKQINLSFPRTDSVSSASGTTILSTHTMTSTDPANSTENPATKPFVVRNGRTYFNDPGAAYPLPADLTELHRQSLRTLLLIQVYGAPVVTPSLRVNPPQRVLELGCGTGFWSMMCHRYFKERGHSGISFTGVDIAPLAPGSPGSPAELCKPDKDMNWRFVQHDLRQFPWPFAEEEFDLIMVKDSCMMVPSHVYQLFIEEYLRMLKPGGVIEIWDSDPTFRMLRPHVPSAVPGSNEAEEHEAALDLGAYLMTPKTPLSAPLNAFLVEYNTWLSRALEARQLSPVPCSLIKAYLMQEAEILTEIRSKRLAIPLSEVRWEREGVGGVVTKDGKSYVEMKAKSTPHQKVEKKTLTAGQAALRKTALLTVAQLVQALEPILREASGKSQDEWDVWLSKMMADLMSESGTSWGECLEVGAWTAKKRLVPAS, encoded by the coding sequence ATGTCGGAATGGAGCGGATTTATCTACGCCTCTGCCGCCCCTTTACCCACCTTCAGTCGACGGACGCAGGGTGAAAAGGAGTGGCAGCGCCCTGAGACTCCCCCACGATCCAATTCGGCCTCACAAGACCCCAACCGCAGTCGACGTCCGTTTCGACACACGAGGACGTCCAGCGGCAGCCAGGGTAGCCGCTCGTCGCACGAGTCGTCCCTGCTGCATTCCAGCAGCCCCGCCGTGGGGGAAGACGACACCCATCACTCTCGTCCTCAGTCCAAGGTGGTGTCATCTGACTCGCGCGTGTCTGCTACCTTGACCTCGACCGTGAACTCTTCCAACAAATCTCTCCTGAGCCTTGGGACAGGCAGCACAGCgtcgtccatcttcttcaaccGACCTCTGGTGGCCGCCGACAAGAACCGCCAGCGCGACCGTCAGAttcgccatcgtcgccccGAGACCCCTTCGTCTGCTTCTGTTGATCTGAAAAATGTCGCCATGTATTCCGAGCTGGATGCCAGTAACAAGCCCATGTCGGGCGTCACCAAGCAGATAAACCTTTCCTTTCCACGAACCGACTCTGTATCATCGGCCAGCGGTACCACGATACTATCAACACACACCATGACCTCAACTGACCCTGCCAACTCGACCGAGAACCCCGCTACAAAACCCTTTGTCGTCCGCAATGGACGCACCTACTTTAACGACCCAGGGGCAGCCTATCCTCTCCCCGCCGACTTGACCGAGCTCCATCGACAGTCCCTTCGAACGCTGCTCTTGATACAAGTCTATGGCGCGCCCGTGGTTACCCCGTCACTAAGGGTAAATCCGCCACAGCGCGTTTTGGAGCTGGGATGTGGTACTGGGTTCTGGAGTATGATGTGCCACCGGTACTTTAAGGAGCGAGGCCACAGCGGGATCTCATTCACAGGCGTCGACATCGCGCCTCTAGCCCCGGGGAGCCCTGGGTCACCAGCCGAGCTTTGCAAGCCCGACAAGGACATGAATTGGCGGTTCGTCCAGCACGATCTTCGTCAGTTCCCCTGGCCTTTTGCGGAGGAAGAGTTCGACCTCATCATGGTCAAAGACTCGTGCATGATGGTTCCAAGTCATGTCTACCAGCTCTTCATCGAGGAGTACCTACGCATGCTCAAGCCTGGCGGTGTGATTGAGATATGGGACAGCGACCCGACGTTCCGTATGCTTCGGCCACATGTACCCAGCGCGGTACCCGGCTCCAATGAAGCAGAGGAGCATGAAGCAGCTCTGGACCTCGGCGCCTATCTGATGACACCAAAGACGCCACTCTCAGCACCACTGAACGCATTTCTAGTCGAGTACAACACCTGGCTATCACGTGCTCTCGAGGCTCGGCAACTTTCGCCTGTCCCTTGCTCTCTCATCAAGGCCTACCTTATGCAGGAAGCCGAGATTTTGACCGAGATCCGATCAAAGCGGTTGGCTATTCCCCTAAGCGAAGTCCGATGGGAGCGAGAGGGCGTCGGCGGTGTTGTGACCAAGGACGGCAAATCGTACGTGGAGATGAAGGCCAAGTCAACGCCGCACCAGaaggtcgagaagaagaccttgACAGCAGGGCAAGCTGCACTGCGCAAGACTGCTCTCCTGACGGTTGCGCAGCTGGTGCAGGCGCTGGAACCGATTCTCCGAGAAGCGAGTGGCAAGAGCCAGGATGAGTGGGATGTCTGGCTCAGCAAGATGATGGCGGACCTTATGAGCGAGAGTGGGACAAGCTGGGGAGAGTGCTTGGAGGTGGGAGCATGGACAGCGAAGAAGAGACTCGTTCCCGCTAGTTAA
- a CDS encoding CCR4-Not complex 3'-5'-exoribonuclease subunit Ccr4, translating into MFTQHSGQGQHARINGAGRGMPNLLYNFQHSQHQHPSQTQHHQGLQHDHGMPNANGLSHHSSFASGVLSNSSPFNASALQNGHSATTRGQAPPNEMWQEQLRMHKEAERAHAAMTDQQQPHYYARLKASENRGIGGPPPTTVRAQADSENDSVDRRRPAPVEKETRRQDWHNMDMSGQGLRNLAPELFRYQFLNELYIASNKLTRLPNAIGELRQLRHLDASFNQISEIPPEVGMCTYLKQLLLFNNNIQTLPFELGSLHLLEMLGIEGNPLEHDVKQEIMEKGTKSLVNALREGAPIPLAPAPRKPIVIQEDVSPNLEKIKVFSWNILCDKYATPQTYGYTPTGALNWEYRKDCILEELRIRDADFLALQEVSTDAFKEDLSPDLAQMDYKGVHWPKSRAKTMSEKDAQSVDGCAVFYKQSKFILLDKQLIEFATIAINRPDMKNQHDVFNRVMPKDNIAVICFFESRLTGARIILVNVHLTWDSALADVKVIQTGILMEHVTKLAEKYARWPAVKDKKMIVLPTSDDEVPTPQIEPGPSQEYRTNTEIPLLVCGDFNSTEDSSVYELMSMGRVPPDHLELSNFQYGSFTRDGIEHPFSLRDAYAHTKHTADEMPFTNYTPGFADVIDYIWYSTNTLEVVDLLGPPDPEYLKRVPAFPNWHFPADHIQIMSEFVIKGRKEKKHLPDREPDFGGGSSGPRG; encoded by the exons ATGTTTACCCAACACTCCGGGCAAGGTCAACATGCCCGGATCAATGGCGCCGGGCGAGGCATGCCCAACCTACTGTACAACTTCCAACACtcccaacatcaacaccctTCTCAGACCCAACACCACCAGGGGCTTCAGCATGACCATGGCATGCCCAACGCCAATGGATTGAGCCACCACTCGAGCTTCGCCTCGGGCGTACTCTCAAACTCGAGTCCTTTCAATGCGAGCGCTCTCCAGAATGGGCATTCGGCGACAACGCGAGGACAAGCACCCCCGAACGAGATGTGGCAGGAGCAATTGAGGATGCACAAGGAGGCTGAGCGAGCACATGCTGCCATGACcgatcaacaacaaccgcACTACTATGCTAGGCTCAAGGCGTCGGAAAACAGAGGCATTGGCGGCCCTCCGCCCACCACCGTGCGCGCCCAGGCGGATAGCGAGAACGATAGTGTTGACCGACGGCGTCCCGCGCCCGTGGAGAAGGAGACCCGGCGCCAGGATTGGCATAATATGGACATGAGCGGCCAGGGTCTGCGAAACTTGGCACCGGAGCTGTTCAGGTATCAGTTCCTGAACGAGCTATACATTGCTTCAAACAAGCTCACTCGACTTCCCAACGCCATTGGAGAGCTACGCCAGTTACGCCATCTTGACGCCTCCTTCAACCAGATTTCAGAGATCCCCCCTGAAGTCGGAATGTGCACCTACCTGAAGCAGCTGCTGCTATTCAACAACAATATCCAGACATTGCCTTTTGAACTGGGATCGCTCCACCTTCTTGAGATGCTGGGCATCGAAGGAAACCCCCTGGAGCATGACGTGAAGCAGGAGATTATGGAGAAGGGAACAAAGAGCCTGGTCAATGCACTGAGAGAAGGCGCTCCGA TTCCCCTGGCTCCTGCACCACGCAAGCCCATCGTCATTCAGGAAGATGTGTCACCCAACTTGGAAAAGATCAAGGTTTTCTCATGGAACATTCTCTGCGACAAGTATGCGACTCCACAGACATACGGCTACACCCCCACGGGTGCCCTCAACTGGGAGTATCGCAAGGACTGTATCTTGGAGGAGCTTCGAATCCGCGACGCCGACTTTCTTGCTCTTCAGGAGGTCTCCACGGATGCCTTCAAAGAGGACCTCAGCCCCGACCTGGCGCAAATGGACTACAAGGGCGTTCACTGGCCCAAGTCCCGAGCAAAGACCATGTCGGAAAAGGACGCTCAGTCAGTGGATGGATGTGCCGTCTTTTACAAGCAGAGCAAGTTTATCCTGCTGGATAAGCAGTTGATCGAGTTTGCTACTATTGCTATCAACCGACCCGACATGAAGAACCAGCACGATGTCTTCAACCGTGTGATGCCAAAGGACAACATTGCCGTCATCTGCTTCTTTGAGTCACGACTGACGGGAGCGCGCATCATCTTGGTCAACGTTCATCTCACCTGGGACTCTGCTTTGGCCGATGTCAAGGTTATCCAGACGGGTATCCTGATGGAGCACGTTACCAAGCTCGCCGAGAAGTATGCTAGGTGGCCAGCggtgaaggacaagaagatgatTGTCCTGCCAACGTCGGACGATGAGGTTCCCACGCCCCAAATCGAACCGGGCCCCAGCCAAGAGTACCGGACCAACACAGAGATCCCTCTTTTGGTTTGTGGTGACTTCAACTCGACTGAAGACTCTTCGGTGTACGAGTTGATGTCCATGGGTCGAGTACCCCCGGATCATCTCGAGTTGAGCAACTTCCAGTACGGTAGCTTCACACGAGACGGTATCGAGCATCCCTTCAGCCTCCGAGACGCCTACGCCCACACCAAGCACACGGCTGATGAGATGCCGTTCACGAACTACACGCCAGGCTTTGCTGACGTGATTGACTATATCTGGTACTCGACCAACACACTCGAGGTGGTGGACCTTCTTGGACCCCCCGACCCCGAATATCTTAAGCGAGTGCCCGCGTTCCCCAACTGGCACTTCCCGGCGGATCACATCCAGATCATGTCCGAGTTTGTGATCAAGGggcgcaaggagaagaagcacctGCCGGACCGAGAACCCGATTTTGGAGGCGGCTCCAGCGGACCACGAGGCTAG
- a CDS encoding Elongator complex protein 3, with amino-acid sequence MATATMTAVAVHTKKKPDLAPESERFLRCCADVANALIEDHEASKAGRTTRDINLNSLRNKLAKKHKLMNIPPLTAIIASIPEHYKKYILPKLIAKPIRTSSGIAVVAVMCKPHRCPHIAYTGNICVYCPGGPDSDFEYSTQSYTGYEPTSMRAIRARYDPFEQARGRVDQLKSLGHSVDKVEYIIMGGTFMSLPESYRNEFIAQLHNALSGYQTTNVDEAVEAGEMSNIKCVGITIETRPDYCLQPHLSDMLRYGCTRLEVGVQSLYEDVARDTNRGHTVAAVAETFCLAKDAGYKVVSHMMPDLPNVGMERDIDQFREYFENPAFRTDGLKIYPTLVIRGTGLYELWRTGRYQNYTPNGLIDLVARILALIPPWTRIYRVQRDIPMPLVTSGVENGNLRELALARMKDFGTTCRDVRTREVGVNEIKNKIRPNQIELVRRDYVANGGWETFLAYEDPKQDILVALLRLRKCTEKYTYREELIGQPTSMVRELHVYGTAVPVHARDPRKFQHQGFGTLLMEEAERIAREEHGSDKISVISGVGVRSYYKKLGFWLDGPYMSKWLDGREGPQ; translated from the coding sequence ATGGCGACCGCCACCATGACCGCCGTCGCGGTccacaccaagaagaagcccgaCCTGGCACCAGAGAGCGAGCGCTTCCTACGATGTTGCGCCGACGTCGCCAACGCCCTCATCGAAGATCATGAAGCCTCCAAGGCCGGTCGCACCACCCGCGACATCAACCTCAACTCGCTGCGCAACAAGCTCGCCAAGAAGCACAAGCTCATGAACATTCCGCCCTTGACCGCCATCATCGCCTCTATTCCCGAGCATTACAAGAAGTATATTCTGCCGAAGCTCATCGCAAAGCCCATTCGGACGTCGTCTGGAATTGCGGTCGTTGCTGTCATGTGCAAACCGCATCGATGCCCTCACATCGCTTATACCGGCAACATCTGTGTCTACTGCCCTGGTGGACCGGACTCCGATTTCGAATACAGTACACAGTCATATACTGGATATGAGCCGACTTCAATGCGAGCCATTCGTGCGCGATACGACCCCTTCGAGCAGGCGCGAGGACGAGTCGATCAGCTCAAGTCTCTTGGTCACTCTGTTGACAAGGTCGAATATATCATTATGGGAGGCACCTTCATGTCGCTACCCGAGTCATACCGAAATGAATTTATTGCACAGCTTCACAATGCGCTAAGCGGATACCAAACAACCAATGTGGACGAAGCTGTGGAGGCTGGCGAGATGAGCAACATCAAGTGTGTCGGTATTACAATTGAGACACGACCCGACTATTGTCTACAGCCTCACCTTTCCGATATGTTGCGATACGGCTGCACTAGATTGGAGGTTGGAGTTCAGTCGCTTTACGAAGATGTGGCACGAGACACAAACCGAGGACACACAGTGGCTGCTGTCGCAGAGACATTCTGCCTTGCCAAGGATGCTGGATACAAGGTCGTCAGTCACATGATGCCCGACCTGCCCAACGTGGGCATGGAACGAGACATTGACCAATTCCGAGAGTATTTCGAGAACCCTGCCTTCAGAACGGATGGTCTCAAGATCTACCCGACCCTTGTCATCCGAGGCACAGGCCTTTATGAGCTGTGGCGGACGGGGCGCTACCAGAACTACACACCAAATGGCCTGATCGATCTGGTGGCTAGGATCTTGGCTCTGATCCCACCCTGGACGCGCATCTACCGAGTGCAGCGAGATATCCCCATGCCCCTGGTCACCTCTGGAGTCGAGAACGGTAACTTGCGTGAGTTGGCTTTGGCTCGAATGAAGGACTTTGGAACGACTTGCCGAGATGTGCGGACGAGAGAGGTCGGTGTTAACgagatcaagaacaagattCGACCCAATCAGATTGAACTTGTTCGAAGAGACTATGTCGCCAACGGTGGCTGGGAGACCTTCCTTGCCTACGAGGACCCCAAGCAGGATATCCTCGTTGCTCTTCTACGGTTGCGAAAGTGCACAGAAAAGTACACTTACAGAGAAGAGCTCATCGGCCAGCCTACCAGCATGGTGCGAGAGCTTCACGTCTACGGCACAGCGGTCCCCGTCCACGCCCGTGACCCCCGCAAGTTCCAGCACCAGGGCTTCGGTACTCTACTGATGGAAGAAGCCGAGAGGATCGCACGGGAGGAGCACGGCAGCGACAAGATCAGCGTCATCTCTGGCGTCGGCGTGAGGAGTTATTACAAGAAGCTTGGGTTCTGGCTGGACGGGCCTTATATGAGCAAGTGGCTGGACGGACGGGAGGGTCCTCAGTGA
- a CDS encoding BTB domain-containing protein translates to MLQLYPNGDAILVVHHRTKPSIKCLVSSTILRVASPYFESLFGSNFKEGAAVRQGECPEITLQEDDPEAMEIILSILHFKYSEKFSSLKPALLAAVARQSDKYSCNVALRPWISTWLSGIESESDPKDIGLLLTAAYFFRSTESISTVSKGAVPHLNLDFDSEWSKHEMTAILPFEIKGLSSS, encoded by the coding sequence ATGCTACAACTATATCCAAACGGCGATGCCATCCTCGTGGTCCACCATCGGACAAAACCGTCCATAAAATGTCTCGTCTCATCCACAATTCTGCGCGTTGCCTCACCGTATTTTGAATCACTCTTTGGATCCAACTTTAAAGAAGGCGCCGCTGTTCGACAGGGAGAGTGTCCCGAGATTACACTCCAGGAAGACGACCCTGAGGCTATGGAGATTATCCTCTCTATTCTTCACTTCAAGTACAGCGAGAAGTTCTCTAGTCTCAAGCCTGCTCTGTTGGCTGCGGTGGCGAGACAAAGCGACAAGTACAGCTGCAACGTTGCCCTGCGACCTTGGATTTCCACCTGGTTGTCCGGAATCGAAAGCGAGTCTGATCCCAAGGATATTGGACTCCTTCTCACGGCGGCGTACTTTTTCCGATCGACTGAATCCATCTCGACTGTGTCAAAAGGAGCCGTGCCGCATCTGAATTTGGATTTTGACTCTGAGTGGTCCAAGCACGAGATGACTGCCATCTTGCCGTTTGAGATAAAAGGTTTGTCCTCTTCCTGA
- a CDS encoding 2EXR domain-containing protein produces MDGTFHRFSDFPWELRDMIWNFALRPSVPGVHIFKLYNSKTDDGVHKNIDVFNPYDHITLRLAVPQSNKSSITRNRNNPSTYLIDGGLWTACKESRLVMKRKFNCHKWKSSLENGILLRSEIIETRMDMAETSYFACHNGHTHFFTVFPHRDIFILRPQNLETIDWSEFHWDIELGSYRRGFGGFQNIALEYNPEWGYDIEDKIVDMAMNAGFHSSGLSIWIVDYTLRRRDSAAVGQKTTSHGDESVAFHLNGRRLIPVNTYRDREEGWIEIEKVNGKYIERVSGRVGFSSIDLVNRVRDEIWELCDRYEV; encoded by the coding sequence ATGGACGGCACATTTCATCGCTTTTCTGACTTCCCCTGGGAGCTCAGGGACATGATCTGGAATTTCGCTCTTCGGCCTTCTGTTCCCGGCGTACACATCTTCAAACTCTACAATTCAAAGACAGATGACGGTGTTCACAAGAACATTGACGTGTTCAACCCTTACGATCATATTACTTTACGCCTTGCCGTTCCACAAAGCAACAAGTCATCTATTACCCGGAACCGCAACAATCCTTCCACATATCTCATCGACGGAGGCCTATGGACTGCTTGCAAAGAGTCTAGGCTCGTCATGAAGCGCAAGTTTAATTGCCACAAATGGAAGTCTTCATTGGAAAACGGCATACTATTGCGCTCTGAGATAATAGAGACGAGGATGGATATGGCGGAAACAAGCTACTTCGCGTGTCACAATGGGCATACACACTTTTTTACTGTTTTCCCCCACAGGGATATCTTTATCCTTCGACCTCAAAACCTAGAGACAATCGACTGGTCTGAATTCCATTGGGACATTGAGCTTGGATCGTATCGCCGCGGCTTCGGAGGGTTCCAAAACATCGCTCTAGAATACAACCCAGAATGGGGGTATGATATCGAAGACAAAATCGTTGACATGGCCATGAACGCTGGCTTTCATTCTTCCGGACTTAGCATCTGGATCGTCGACTACACCCTAAGGCGAAGAGATAGTGCGGCTGTTGGGCAGAAAACTACATCCCATGGGGATGAAAGTGTGGCTTTCCATTTGAACGGCCGGCGGTTGATCCCGGTCAACACATATCGAGATCGCGAAGAAGGCTGGATTGAGATCGAGAAAGTGAACGGAAAGTACATTGAAAGAGTCTCAGGCAGGGTGGGGTTTAGCTCGATCGATCTTGTCAACCGCGTTCGTGATGAAATCTGGGAACTATGCGACAGGTATGAGGTTTAA
- a CDS encoding Response regulatory domain-containing protein, with protein sequence MSNNPSSTGVEPHDTAPSEQPPLASTSQLQPSPSGHQQSKTSPPSSGELKYLIVEDNMVNRKVMEKLLGKLGLEGQFHMATNGQEGIDAYKKNPLQCRLIFMDIAMPIKGGMEASKEIRDYEREHGLSPAVIVGMHPRMIVGKQFDSQFERFKNEFGMDGAIEKPVRTDALKSVIEKWPV encoded by the coding sequence ATGAGCAACAATCCATCCAGCACCGGCGTGGAACCCCATGACACAGCTCCTTCGGAGCAGCCTCCATTGGCGTCCACCAGCCAACTGCAGCCATCTCCAAGCGGACATCAGCAATCCAAAACTTCTCCTCCATCCAGTGGAGAGCTCAAGTACCTCATCGTCGAAGACAACATGGTAAACAGAAAGGTCATGGAGAAGCTGTTGGGCAAGCTGGGGCTAGAAGGGCAATTCCACATGGCTACAaatggccaagaaggcatCGATGCCTACAAAAAGAACCCGCTGCAGTGCAGATTGATCTTTATGGACATAGCCATGCCCATCAAGGGCGGCATGGAGGCGTCCAAGGAGATTCGGGACTACGAGCGTGAACATGGCCTTTCTCCTGCTGTCATCGTGGGCATGCACCCACGGATGATCGTCGGCAAGCAATTTGACAGTCAGTTTGAGAGATTCAAGAATGAgtttgggatggatggggcaATTGAGAAGCCTGTTCGTACGGATGCACTCAAGTCTGTTATTGAGAAGTGGCCTGTATGA